One genomic segment of Streptomyces sp. NBC_00239 includes these proteins:
- a CDS encoding DUF3631 domain-containing protein encodes MPFPNFIDSFATNITGATPPETNPQHRALLDAFIDVQNCDRRLLTDLATAIEAGKGTAQQLEACADALIERFIAGYELSLLLSTDCCCAQDAEPCAPCGLEQGEECCQDPELPDSLLEACLGVFAQLGDPYAVASADLVDALRDLPGVAGKDWRYNDLTQARLAQLLAPYGIRTRDITLPDGRRRKSYSREALLAATGVCTSC; translated from the coding sequence ATGCCCTTCCCCAATTTCATCGATAGCTTCGCCACCAACATCACCGGTGCCACACCGCCTGAGACAAACCCCCAGCACCGGGCCCTTTTGGACGCCTTCATCGATGTCCAGAACTGCGACCGGCGTCTGCTGACCGACCTTGCCACCGCGATCGAGGCCGGTAAGGGAACCGCCCAGCAGCTGGAGGCATGTGCCGATGCCCTGATCGAGCGCTTCATCGCCGGGTACGAGCTGTCCCTGCTCCTGTCCACCGACTGCTGCTGCGCGCAGGACGCCGAGCCCTGCGCGCCGTGCGGTCTGGAACAGGGCGAGGAGTGCTGCCAGGACCCGGAACTGCCGGACAGCCTGCTCGAAGCCTGCCTCGGAGTGTTCGCCCAGCTCGGTGACCCGTACGCTGTGGCCTCCGCCGACCTCGTCGATGCCCTTCGAGACCTGCCCGGCGTCGCCGGGAAGGACTGGCGATACAACGATCTCACCCAGGCCCGCCTCGCCCAGCTTCTGGCCCCGTACGGCATACGGACCCGCGACATCACCCTGCCGGACGGCCGCCGCCGCAAGTCATACAGCCGCGAAGCCCTCCTGGCCGCCACGGGCGTGTGCACCAGCTGCTGA
- a CDS encoding GNAT family N-acetyltransferase, whose protein sequence is MHQLLNSAGDTYVRTATLADLPLIETLHRSCSEQALHRRWGRTRITRRDIERLLNHSRCWIALHATDAVIALASTGPISREPGVFDLGLQVADAHQRRGIGLALARHAAAHAHSRGAHTLAVYTQASNQPMLGLLRRLGHVTASRDAPHLDVRLSLSAAGAIPPRTARPGGSPAVHHTPDEGPDQP, encoded by the coding sequence GTGCACCAGCTGCTGAACTCCGCCGGCGACACCTACGTCCGGACTGCAACCTTGGCGGACTTGCCGCTCATCGAGACACTCCACCGCAGCTGCTCCGAGCAGGCCCTACACCGCCGCTGGGGCAGAACGAGGATCACCCGCCGCGACATCGAGCGCCTCCTGAACCACTCCCGCTGCTGGATCGCCCTCCATGCCACCGACGCGGTCATCGCCCTCGCTTCGACTGGACCGATCAGCCGAGAGCCGGGCGTCTTCGACCTCGGCCTGCAGGTCGCCGACGCCCACCAGCGCCGAGGTATCGGCCTGGCCCTCGCCCGGCACGCCGCCGCCCACGCCCATTCCCGCGGTGCGCACACCCTGGCCGTTTACACGCAGGCGTCGAACCAGCCCATGCTCGGTCTGCTCCGACGGCTCGGCCACGTCACCGCATCCCGGGACGCCCCCCACCTCGACGTCCGCCTGTCGCTGTCCGCGGCAGGCGCGATCCCGCCCCGCACCGCACGCCCAGGAGGCTCTCCTGCCGTCCATCACACCCCCGATGAAGGCCCTGACCAGCCTTGA
- a CDS encoding winged helix-turn-helix transcriptional regulator, which translates to MATTGLPESISSDLSRVTESLQMLAPRWNVWVLLTLSQKPLRYREIKSALPWLPDGQLHPRLGKLTESGLLERTEFEPQDVLYGLSVRGRELLPVLGVIAAWGGKHLEKETVLDPATGHRVPKAVPRAQDIEDAIALIAPRQATPILWALRVRGTSSAKALAATAMPDRHLTNVYAPLNRLAEDFLVTKDREGRVELTAAGRDLAPVYQALSAWAAGAPLTEAANHPVWAPPPVQPQDRPALWVTTQPRIPAAPTPQARPAWKPGDLFFSHTTTTVVRPAGAPTTGGRTR; encoded by the coding sequence TTGGCTACCACCGGCCTGCCCGAATCCATATCGTCCGACCTGTCCCGTGTCACCGAGAGCCTGCAGATGCTGGCCCCGCGGTGGAACGTCTGGGTGCTGCTCACCCTGTCCCAGAAGCCTCTGCGCTACCGGGAGATCAAGAGCGCACTGCCTTGGCTGCCCGACGGCCAGCTCCACCCCAGGCTCGGCAAGCTCACCGAATCCGGACTCCTTGAACGCACCGAGTTCGAGCCCCAGGACGTGCTGTACGGCCTGTCCGTCCGAGGCCGCGAGCTGCTGCCGGTCCTCGGCGTGATCGCTGCCTGGGGTGGCAAGCACCTGGAGAAGGAGACGGTGCTGGATCCGGCGACCGGCCACCGCGTACCCAAGGCGGTGCCCCGCGCGCAGGACATCGAGGACGCCATCGCTCTGATCGCCCCGCGACAGGCCACCCCGATCCTGTGGGCACTGCGAGTCCGCGGAACATCCAGCGCCAAGGCCCTGGCCGCCACCGCCATGCCCGACCGACACCTGACCAACGTCTACGCCCCGCTCAACCGCCTGGCCGAGGACTTCCTCGTCACCAAGGACCGCGAGGGCCGCGTCGAACTCACGGCCGCCGGCCGGGACCTGGCCCCCGTCTACCAGGCACTGTCCGCTTGGGCCGCCGGCGCCCCCCTGACCGAGGCCGCGAACCACCCGGTGTGGGCACCACCGCCCGTGCAGCCCCAGGACCGCCCGGCCCTGTGGGTCACCACCCAGCCGCGTATCCCAGCAGCTCCGACGCCCCAGGCCCGTCCGGCATGGAAGCCGGGCGATCTCTTCTTCTCCCACACCACCACCACCGTGGTCCGCCCTGCGGGTGCGCCGACGACTGGAGGCCGCACCCGATGA
- a CDS encoding MFS transporter, giving the protein MTDLVIAGPRHALLPQLSLLRRIYLPRTADAGAFAMTTYGIPLIVLATTRSATLTGLAFALEWIPRLAAFSLAGTMVDRHGTKRVFRIASVLRALVVLAAAVILPTQAGGLGATITVMALAAITGVATEFSYIAAETDGAAASKDAGERAHRVQSALLGIDQTATLAGPAAAGFLLAWAGVTGTLITIAACSLLGAALAPWHRETRLVPAAASALTGLRTGWSTLASLPALAWLIAGLTVSNLATGMLQAAAPIIVVQHLGYSSAAVGVIWSAAAAVSLVVVACCRFVIDRVGLWPTGAASAVVAALAGLAVSQAGTYNQLLVLTAVLMAGEGGMTVVLRTLRSHLIPEAVFGATLSITILIMLAPFPLAGVLVAVTPAAALGHVLTGCAALQAIGLLSAFWRLRREPAMRHGRSPAHKRT; this is encoded by the coding sequence ATGACCGATCTTGTGATCGCCGGCCCACGGCATGCCCTCCTCCCGCAGCTATCCCTGCTGCGCCGCATCTACCTCCCTCGTACTGCCGATGCTGGCGCGTTCGCGATGACCACGTACGGCATCCCGCTGATCGTGCTCGCCACCACCCGGTCTGCCACCCTCACCGGGCTGGCGTTCGCGTTGGAGTGGATTCCCCGCCTTGCTGCGTTCTCTTTGGCCGGGACGATGGTCGACAGGCACGGCACGAAGCGGGTTTTCCGGATCGCTTCCGTGCTGCGCGCTCTGGTGGTCTTGGCCGCGGCGGTCATCCTGCCCACCCAGGCCGGTGGCCTCGGAGCGACGATCACGGTGATGGCGCTCGCGGCCATCACCGGGGTGGCCACCGAGTTCTCCTACATCGCGGCCGAGACGGACGGGGCGGCGGCCAGCAAGGACGCGGGGGAGCGGGCCCACCGGGTGCAGTCGGCCCTCCTGGGCATCGACCAGACCGCCACCCTCGCCGGGCCCGCCGCCGCCGGATTCCTCCTGGCATGGGCTGGCGTCACCGGCACCCTGATCACCATCGCCGCCTGTTCCCTCCTGGGCGCCGCCCTCGCCCCCTGGCACCGCGAGACCCGTCTGGTACCCGCTGCCGCATCCGCGCTCACCGGACTGCGCACCGGATGGTCAACCCTCGCCTCGCTGCCGGCCCTCGCTTGGCTGATCGCCGGACTCACCGTCTCCAACCTGGCCACCGGCATGCTCCAGGCCGCCGCCCCGATCATCGTCGTGCAGCACCTGGGCTACTCCAGCGCCGCCGTCGGCGTGATCTGGTCGGCTGCAGCCGCAGTCTCCCTCGTCGTGGTCGCCTGCTGCCGCTTCGTCATCGACCGCGTCGGCCTGTGGCCCACCGGGGCCGCCAGCGCGGTGGTCGCAGCCCTGGCCGGCCTCGCCGTCTCCCAGGCCGGCACGTACAACCAGCTCCTCGTCCTGACCGCCGTACTGATGGCAGGCGAAGGCGGCATGACCGTCGTGCTGCGCACTCTTCGCTCCCACCTCATCCCCGAAGCGGTTTTCGGCGCCACCCTCAGCATCACCATCCTGATCATGCTCGCCCCGTTCCCGCTCGCCGGAGTCCTCGTCGCCGTCACGCCCGCAGCGGCGCTCGGACACGTCCTGACCGGCTGCGCCGCCCTCCAGGCCATCGGCCTCCTGTCCGCGTTCTGGCGCCTGCGCCGCGAACCCGCCATGCGCCACGGCCGCTCTCCCGCACACAAGCGGACCTGA
- a CDS encoding ATP-grasp domain-containing protein gives MTPPENLRTVPARPVVLVVAPNDELYRGYCLESVAAAYDTVVITPAALTWEKSLVVDHEVTDPYDIESLLAAGEALAARQPISAVLTWNEMLLVNAAALAQHLQVTTDGPDVLHGCRDKSLSRELFDLHRVPSARSMKAANLLEAVLAAEFIGYPVVVKPSGQAGSVGVIRVDRAEELPAGFEFATEGASLWGGESTDVLVEEYLDGEEISVECVTHHGVTTPVAVTRKQLAFAPYFEEVGHTVDGADPLLRRVGPIAQAAIAALGITTGIQHVEMRLTATGPRIIEVNGRIGGDLIGKLVLLATGIDLPRAAADLALGLQPDLTPTRQQAAAVALLYPEVSGTIVERGIDPEFTKATDWLEQTSWILFPGEQVTLPPEGDVDVARVGLLVVTAPDADQAEARIRAARDHITITITPTA, from the coding sequence TTGACCCCGCCCGAGAACCTCCGTACTGTCCCGGCCCGCCCCGTTGTCCTGGTCGTCGCGCCCAACGACGAGCTTTACCGCGGCTACTGCCTCGAATCCGTCGCCGCCGCCTACGACACCGTCGTCATCACCCCGGCCGCCCTCACCTGGGAGAAGTCTCTCGTCGTCGACCATGAGGTCACCGACCCGTATGACATCGAGTCGCTGCTGGCCGCGGGGGAGGCGCTGGCCGCCCGGCAGCCCATCTCCGCCGTGCTCACCTGGAACGAGATGCTCCTGGTCAACGCCGCGGCCCTCGCCCAGCATCTGCAGGTGACCACCGACGGCCCGGACGTTCTCCACGGATGCCGCGACAAGTCCCTCAGCCGCGAGCTCTTTGACCTCCACCGGGTTCCGTCCGCCCGGTCGATGAAGGCCGCCAACCTCCTGGAGGCAGTCCTCGCTGCCGAGTTCATTGGCTACCCCGTCGTCGTCAAGCCGTCCGGACAGGCCGGCAGCGTCGGCGTCATCCGCGTCGACCGCGCCGAAGAACTCCCCGCCGGCTTCGAGTTCGCGACCGAAGGAGCGAGCCTGTGGGGCGGCGAGTCCACCGACGTCCTGGTCGAGGAGTACCTCGACGGCGAAGAGATATCCGTCGAATGCGTCACCCACCACGGAGTCACCACCCCGGTCGCCGTCACCCGCAAGCAGCTCGCGTTCGCTCCGTACTTCGAGGAAGTCGGCCACACCGTGGACGGGGCCGACCCCCTGCTCCGCCGCGTCGGACCCATCGCCCAGGCAGCCATCGCCGCCCTCGGGATCACCACAGGCATCCAGCACGTGGAGATGCGTCTCACGGCCACGGGCCCGCGGATCATCGAAGTGAACGGCCGCATCGGCGGCGACCTGATCGGCAAGCTCGTCCTGCTCGCCACCGGCATCGACCTGCCGCGCGCCGCCGCCGACCTCGCCCTCGGCCTGCAGCCCGACCTCACCCCCACCCGACAGCAGGCCGCGGCCGTCGCCCTCCTCTACCCCGAGGTCTCCGGCACCATCGTCGAGCGCGGCATCGACCCGGAGTTCACGAAGGCCACCGACTGGCTGGAGCAGACCAGCTGGATCCTCTTCCCAGGCGAACAGGTCACCCTGCCGCCGGAGGGCGACGTCGATGTCGCCCGCGTCGGCCTCCTCGTCGTCACCGCCCCCGACGCCGACCAGGCCGAAGCCCGCATCCGTGCCGCCCGCGACCACATCACGATCACCATCACGCCGACCGCATAG
- a CDS encoding DUF317 domain-containing protein, which translates to MTDTAPDPIEGDVYVTPRYLAGSAWIGNPALQPLFELGWDRHHDDDGNLYVASPDRKVRLGFLPEGDDDGLWRITAYRDPFAAPAWGVCFNDMTPTELVTAFTTALAAAYAQGPDAYLDKEPRDRFEAVAPLLKGGWELQHPRWGVMELQSADGLAGLEYVTGRLDETKELTTLEARWYMWGGPKGPRWYATASTGTPVHLVTAITTALADPAPVPRWQEGILSSLLPHIQLTPIVPPPPPAPTPLDVHRRTAARPRPVLTTTSVPRWSTSTTPAPARR; encoded by the coding sequence TTGACCGACACCGCACCTGACCCGATCGAGGGCGACGTCTACGTCACCCCCCGCTACCTGGCCGGCAGCGCCTGGATCGGAAACCCAGCCCTCCAGCCCCTGTTCGAACTCGGCTGGGACCGCCACCACGACGACGACGGCAACCTGTACGTCGCCTCCCCGGACCGCAAGGTCCGACTCGGCTTCCTCCCCGAAGGAGACGATGACGGCCTGTGGCGCATCACGGCCTACCGCGACCCCTTCGCCGCTCCCGCCTGGGGCGTGTGCTTCAACGACATGACTCCCACAGAGCTGGTCACCGCCTTCACCACCGCCCTCGCCGCCGCGTATGCCCAGGGCCCGGACGCCTACCTCGACAAGGAGCCGCGCGACCGGTTCGAGGCCGTTGCCCCGCTCCTGAAGGGAGGTTGGGAACTCCAGCACCCCCGTTGGGGCGTGATGGAACTCCAGAGCGCCGACGGCCTGGCCGGTCTGGAGTACGTCACCGGTCGGCTCGACGAGACCAAGGAGCTCACCACCCTGGAGGCACGCTGGTACATGTGGGGCGGCCCCAAGGGACCCCGCTGGTACGCCACCGCCTCCACCGGCACCCCGGTCCACCTGGTCACCGCGATCACCACCGCCCTGGCCGACCCCGCACCCGTTCCTCGCTGGCAGGAAGGGATCCTCTCCTCCCTCCTCCCGCACATCCAGCTCACGCCGATCGTCCCGCCCCCGCCGCCGGCACCCACTCCGCTCGATGTGCACCGCCGCACGGCAGCCCGGCCCCGGCCGGTGCTCACCACGACCAGCGTGCCGCGATGGAGCACCAGCACCACCCCAGCTCCCGCCCGCCGCTGA
- a CDS encoding SpaA isopeptide-forming pilin-related protein, which translates to MHSSATNRFPTVVTTTVAALVASTLLSAPSAWAEAPEPQPGTVEITKKDPDGALLAGAEFNLLDTLNGTKALTGKTNADGILRFESVAPGVWRLKETATGSPIHDLAPDQDVIVTPGQTVKLAVVDPFKPADLTVTKTDKTSGKPLAGAVINITPASGDGKPVTLTMGKDGTATTKLPVAARAGTSYTATETKAPDGYQLNSTPVKITAKPGAPVTAAFTNTKKEQPTQPPTTPAPTPTTPTTPPVTPSTKPTPSTPATSQPPTSSAAPTPEETTSSTSSPAPTGSLAQTGADATGWLLAGAGVLVAAGGGALIAVRRRRDADQDDQTTG; encoded by the coding sequence ATGCACTCCAGCGCCACCAACCGCTTCCCGACCGTAGTCACCACAACCGTGGCGGCCCTCGTGGCGAGCACCCTGCTCAGCGCCCCGAGCGCCTGGGCGGAAGCCCCCGAACCGCAGCCCGGCACCGTCGAGATCACCAAGAAGGACCCCGACGGAGCCCTCCTCGCAGGCGCCGAGTTCAACCTGCTCGACACCCTTAACGGGACCAAGGCCCTGACCGGCAAGACCAACGCGGACGGCATCCTGCGCTTCGAAAGCGTCGCCCCCGGCGTCTGGCGACTCAAGGAGACCGCCACCGGCAGCCCGATCCACGACCTCGCACCGGACCAGGACGTCATCGTCACCCCCGGACAGACCGTGAAGCTCGCCGTCGTCGACCCGTTCAAGCCCGCCGACCTCACGGTCACCAAGACCGACAAGACCAGCGGGAAGCCCCTCGCCGGCGCCGTCATCAACATCACCCCCGCCTCCGGCGACGGCAAGCCCGTCACCCTGACCATGGGCAAGGACGGCACCGCCACGACCAAGCTCCCGGTCGCCGCCCGCGCCGGCACCAGCTACACCGCCACCGAGACGAAGGCCCCCGACGGCTACCAGCTGAACTCCACCCCGGTGAAGATCACCGCCAAACCCGGCGCCCCGGTCACCGCCGCCTTCACCAACACGAAGAAGGAGCAGCCGACCCAGCCGCCCACCACCCCGGCACCTACCCCGACCACCCCCACGACCCCGCCGGTCACACCGTCGACCAAGCCGACCCCGAGTACGCCGGCCACCTCCCAGCCCCCCACCAGCTCCGCGGCCCCGACCCCCGAGGAGACCACCTCCAGCACCTCCTCGCCCGCCCCCACGGGCTCACTCGCCCAGACCGGCGCGGACGCCACCGGATGGCTGCTCGCCGGAGCGGGAGTGCTGGTCGCCGCAGGCGGAGGCGCACTGATCGCCGTACGTCGGCGCCGCGATGCCGACCAGGATGACCAGACCACCGGCTGA
- a CDS encoding SDR family oxidoreductase, producing MTVLIIGGSGFLGTELLRQATSAGRSTAATFNSRPGEAPGTSWHHLDLRDPRRLDEVLDVVQPSVVINSSSGNSNWAVTADGPGRIAQSAARRGIRLVHVSSDAVFSGNRGSGYDEKALPDPVTPYGAAKGAAETAARLLHPAAAIVRTSLIIGDGGSAHERVVHELAAGTRPGALFTDDVRCPVHVADLAAALLELGTSEVGGIAHVAGSEALTRYELGVLIARRDGLDPSLLPAGRRADTGLPGALDVRLDCRATQQQLTTRFRGAHEFLGQG from the coding sequence ATGACGGTGTTAATCATCGGCGGCAGTGGATTCCTGGGCACAGAGCTGCTGCGCCAGGCGACGTCCGCCGGCCGCTCAACGGCCGCGACGTTCAACTCCCGTCCCGGCGAGGCCCCTGGCACCTCGTGGCACCACCTGGACCTTCGTGACCCCCGGCGTCTCGACGAGGTCCTCGACGTAGTGCAGCCCAGCGTGGTGATCAACTCCTCCAGCGGGAACAGCAACTGGGCGGTCACCGCCGACGGTCCTGGCCGGATAGCCCAGAGCGCGGCGAGGCGGGGCATTCGTCTCGTGCACGTCTCAAGTGACGCGGTCTTCTCCGGGAACCGCGGCTCCGGCTATGACGAGAAGGCGCTCCCCGATCCGGTCACGCCCTACGGTGCGGCGAAGGGGGCCGCCGAGACTGCCGCTCGCCTCCTGCACCCTGCCGCAGCCATCGTGCGGACCTCGCTGATCATCGGGGATGGCGGGTCTGCCCACGAACGGGTGGTGCACGAACTGGCCGCTGGCACAAGGCCAGGAGCCTTGTTCACGGACGACGTACGGTGCCCGGTGCATGTCGCCGATCTGGCAGCCGCACTCTTGGAGCTCGGGACGTCCGAGGTGGGCGGCATCGCCCACGTCGCTGGCTCCGAGGCGCTCACCCGGTACGAGCTCGGTGTGCTCATCGCACGCCGTGACGGCCTCGACCCCTCTCTGCTGCCCGCCGGTCGTCGGGCGGATACCGGGCTCCCGGGAGCCCTCGACGTGCGCCTCGACTGCCGGGCCACACAGCAGCAGCTGACTACCCGATTCCGTGGAGCCCACGAGTTCCTCGGTCAGGGCTGA
- a CDS encoding DUF6087 family protein yields the protein MTEEPLERWAARRQGRLRKPGERKAITLGAGPQRAAHVAPDAPRMILEWDGFAWQPLMTVENYAAACLALSPMPESTSGDQVEATGPVVGRNPLAPGTGRHRKPRS from the coding sequence ATGACCGAAGAACCCCTCGAACGCTGGGCTGCCCGCCGTCAAGGGCGCCTGCGCAAGCCCGGCGAACGCAAGGCCATCACCCTCGGCGCCGGCCCACAGCGAGCCGCCCACGTCGCCCCCGATGCCCCGCGGATGATCTTGGAATGGGATGGCTTCGCCTGGCAGCCGCTCATGACCGTGGAGAACTACGCAGCGGCCTGCCTCGCCCTCAGCCCGATGCCTGAAAGCACGTCCGGCGACCAGGTCGAGGCAACGGGCCCGGTCGTGGGGCGCAATCCCCTGGCGCCGGGTACTGGGCGCCATCGCAAGCCCAGGTCCTGA
- a CDS encoding DUF317 domain-containing protein, whose protein sequence is MTVDTAKPGFSTTIEALRLRTWRLGPGQPAMVIDQFTDEDFKLVVDDRADMHINSRDGRFYLGWFPTGRPGTDGEGWVIAITGTAAVPGYRVTFDTETPAQVVAAVVAEVIATSAPIRSH, encoded by the coding sequence TTGACTGTGGACACAGCGAAACCCGGATTCTCTACGACGATCGAGGCCCTTCGGCTCCGCACTTGGCGACTCGGCCCTGGGCAGCCGGCCATGGTGATTGACCAGTTCACCGACGAGGACTTCAAACTCGTCGTGGACGACCGGGCCGATATGCACATCAACTCTCGCGACGGCCGCTTCTACCTCGGTTGGTTCCCTACGGGGCGGCCCGGCACGGACGGCGAGGGCTGGGTAATCGCCATCACTGGAACGGCCGCCGTCCCCGGGTATCGGGTCACCTTCGACACCGAGACCCCAGCCCAGGTCGTAGCCGCGGTGGTGGCCGAGGTCATCGCCACCTCTGCACCCATACGCTCGCACTGA
- a CDS encoding DUF317 domain-containing protein — MEAPLNPPSSRYPSTPNPGPFYWVTPRHLAGDDGVLADRICDSLAESGWTSWTTARSTLLLPSPSGLCGAEWIRTDHAFLLGGLPVAWQISARTHPGDALAEWNAYFTPDTPHEAVADFLLAVEARTDPTVNYCGPESVMSALTALGWLRDFDHPETTAWDAGMSAGFTWGELPAGIQDGDPRPDLVGWQAWAEPVLGAPYLWCATFSASTPHDLVAAFAASIASPAPVRRRILPELAAGRLTFSLPG, encoded by the coding sequence TTGGAGGCGCCCCTGAACCCCCCCTCTTCCCGCTACCCGTCCACCCCCAACCCTGGCCCCTTCTACTGGGTCACTCCCCGCCACCTCGCAGGCGACGACGGTGTCCTCGCCGACCGGATCTGCGACTCCCTCGCCGAGTCCGGCTGGACGAGCTGGACGACCGCCCGCAGCACCCTTCTCCTCCCGAGCCCGTCCGGGCTGTGCGGCGCCGAGTGGATCCGTACCGACCACGCCTTCTTGCTGGGCGGACTGCCCGTGGCCTGGCAGATTTCCGCCCGCACGCACCCGGGCGATGCCCTGGCTGAGTGGAACGCATACTTCACCCCCGATACTCCGCACGAGGCCGTCGCGGACTTCCTCCTCGCCGTCGAGGCCCGGACCGATCCCACCGTCAACTACTGCGGTCCGGAGAGCGTCATGTCGGCGCTGACGGCCCTGGGATGGCTCCGGGACTTCGACCACCCGGAGACCACTGCCTGGGATGCGGGAATGTCTGCCGGCTTCACGTGGGGGGAGCTGCCGGCGGGGATCCAGGACGGGGACCCGCGCCCGGACCTTGTGGGCTGGCAGGCGTGGGCCGAACCGGTCCTCGGTGCCCCCTACCTGTGGTGCGCGACCTTCAGCGCCAGCACCCCGCACGACCTGGTCGCGGCCTTCGCCGCATCGATCGCCTCGCCCGCCCCGGTGCGACGCCGAATCCTGCCGGAACTCGCCGCGGGACGTCTGACCTTCAGCCTCCCCGGCTAA
- a CDS encoding IS5 family transposase (programmed frameshift): MVERLVPDELWELFQRVVPEAPARPQGGGRRRHGDREVLAAILFVATSGCTWQQLPTASFGPSGATAHRRFSEWTKARVWAKLHRLVLDELGARGELDWSRCAIDSVNMRALKKGDLTGPNPVDRGKFGSKIHLITERTGLPLSVGISGANLHDSQALQPLVRGIPPIRSHRGPRRRRPGKLHGDKGYDYAHLRRWLRNRGIRHRIARKGIEPSNRLGRHRWVVERTVSWLSGCRRLHRRYERKADHFLAFAGIAAALICYRRLKMNVKPAPRLLQDGSSERID, translated from the exons ATTGTTGAGCGGCTGGTGCCGGATGAGTTGTGGGAGCTGTTCCAGCGGGTGGTGCCGGAAGCGCCAGCGCGGCCGCAAGGCGGTGGCCGGCGTCGGCATGGTGACAGGGAGGTGCTGGCGGCGATTCTGTTCGTGGCTACGTCGGGCTGTACTTGGCAGCAGCTACCCACGGCGTCGTTCGGGCCGTCGGGGGCGACAGCCCACCGGCGGTTCTCCGAATGGACGAAGGCCCGGGTGTGGGCCAAGCTCCACCGCTTGGTCCTCGACGAACTCGGCGCCCGAGGCGAGCTGGACTGGTCCCGCTGCGCGATCGACTCGGTGAACATGCGGGCCCTGAAAA AGGGGGACCTGACGGGCCCGAATCCTGTCGACAGGGGCAAATTCGGGTCGAAGATCCACTTGATCACGGAGCGGACTGGTCTGCCCCTCTCTGTCGGAATCTCCGGGGCGAACCTCCACGACAGCCAGGCCCTCCAGCCTCTGGTCCGCGGTATCCCGCCGATCAGATCTCACCGCGGACCCCGTCGCCGTCGCCCCGGCAAGCTCCACGGCGACAAGGGCTACGACTACGCCCACCTGCGGAGATGGCTGCGCAACCGCGGGATCCGTCACCGCATCGCCCGCAAGGGAATCGAGCCGTCGAACCGGCTCGGCCGGCACCGATGGGTCGTAGAGCGGACGGTGTCCTGGCTCTCAGGCTGCCGTCGCTTACACCGGCGCTATGAACGCAAGGCTGACCACTTCCTGGCGTTCGCAGGCATCGCTGCAGCCCTCATCTGCTACCGCCGCTTGAAGATGAACGTCAAACCGGCTCCACGGCTACTGCAAGATGGCTCAAGTGAGCGAATCGACTGA
- a CDS encoding SMI1/KNR4 family protein: MTALERLRHLMQPSSMGTFIDWDDIAVAYGTRFPSDYRNFLSVYGSGEIDGMLAVFAPSVDPYAPSRHTSRLPADVLDLPEVNEWNDPLHAELYGPADIMVWGETAEADVLGWITSNHEPGTWPVAVYTHGGEWTVYDCTMTEFLLQLLTGEFDGNPTGLTRLYGKGSAEFTTG; encoded by the coding sequence ATGACCGCCCTTGAGCGACTTCGACACCTCATGCAGCCGTCGAGTATGGGGACCTTCATCGACTGGGACGACATCGCGGTGGCGTACGGCACTCGATTCCCGTCCGATTACAGGAACTTCCTGTCCGTCTACGGCAGCGGTGAAATCGACGGAATGCTGGCCGTCTTCGCTCCGAGCGTGGATCCTTATGCTCCTTCCCGTCACACCTCAAGGCTTCCGGCGGATGTTCTCGACCTGCCGGAGGTCAACGAGTGGAACGACCCGCTGCACGCCGAGCTCTATGGCCCGGCAGACATCATGGTCTGGGGGGAGACAGCCGAAGCGGACGTACTGGGCTGGATCACGAGCAACCACGAACCCGGCACCTGGCCTGTGGCTGTCTATACGCACGGAGGCGAGTGGACGGTCTACGACTGCACCATGACGGAATTCCTGCTGCAGCTCCTCACTGGAGAATTCGATGGGAACCCGACAGGGCTGACGCGTCTGTACGGAAAGGGTAGCGCGGAGTTCACCACCGGCTGA